A genomic region of Miscanthus floridulus cultivar M001 chromosome 3, ASM1932011v1, whole genome shotgun sequence contains the following coding sequences:
- the LOC136546088 gene encoding isochorismate synthase 2, chloroplastic-like: protein MPPPSSSCYSPGRLLAARPASATTVGRWARLSCSLSMNGCAPGAGDRGAVCVREARALPAAPAPHDAVGQLRAAVDALIGSEEPPPAAPSGIIRIEVPIRQRVDAIEWLHAQTALPRCFFSARAPLPDAPALAGTSSCGNGNGNGHRQQLVSVAGVGSAVFFRGTEPFSLADWRAIKRFLPRDCPLIRAYGAIRFDATSDASVEWEDYGSFYFIVPQVEFNELEESSVLATTIAWDDSLSWTWQNAVEELQSTLRKISTCSVQGNKTSLQTAIVSLNHVPTKASWDLAVTKALQMIKGRQRELVKVVLARCSRYITDTCIDPVELLACLKVEGQNAYQFCIQPPDAPAFVGNSPEQLFHRKHLNISSEALAGTRARGKTRADDFQIGQDLLLSTKEDIEFTIVRDNIKNKLEMICDEVVVHPSKALRKLPRVQHLSAQLAARIRNEDDEFEILNTLHPSPAVCGLPTEEARRFIRDHEIFDRGMYAGPVGWFGGAESEFAVGIRSALLGKGHSTLVYAGAGIVEGTNPSFEWDELDLKASQFAKLLRYQEQHIRYQEAENLGTVI, encoded by the exons ATGCCGCCACCGTCTTCCTCGTGCTACTCCCCGGGCCGGCTACTCGCCGCGCGCCCGGCGTCCGCGACCACG GTGGGGAGATGGGCGCGCCTGTCGTGCTCGCTGTCCATGAACGGGTGCGCGCCGGGCGCCGGGGACCGCGGCGCGGTGTGCGTGCGCGAGGCGCGTGCGCTGCCGGCCGCGCCGGCGCCGCACGACGCCGTGGGCCAGCTCAGGGCCGCCGTGGACGCGCTCATCGGGTCCGAggagccgccgccggccgcgcccTCCGGCATCATCCGCATCGAGGTGCCCATTAGGCAGCGGGTGGACGCCATCGAGTGGCTGCACGCGCAGACCGCGCTGCCCCGCTGCTTCTTCTCGGCCCGGGCGCCGTTGCCCGACGCGCCTGCGCTCGCCGGCACCAGCAGCTgcggcaacggcaacggcaatGGCCATCGGCAGCAGCTGGTGAGCGTCGCGGGCGTGGGCTCGGCGGTCTTCTTCCGAGGGACGGAGCCCTTTTCTCTCGCTGATTGGCGCGCAATCAAGAG ATTTCTTCCAAGGGACTGCCCACTGATCCGTGCATATGGCGCCATCCGTTTCGATGCCACGAGTGATGCTTCAGTGGAGTGGGAGGACTATGGCTCATTCTACTTCATTGTTCCTCAA GTTGAGTTCAATGAGCTCGAGGAAAGCTCCGTCCTTGCGACGACAATCGCTTGGGATGACTCGCTTTCATGGACATGGCAGAACGCCGTGGAGGAGCTCCAATCAACTCTGCGAAAG ATATCGACTTGTTCTGTTCAAGGGAACAAGACCAGCCTACAAACAGCCATAGTAAGTCTGAATCATGTCCCAACAAAGGCATCTTGGGATCTTGCAGTTACTAAAGCTCTTCAGATGATCAAAGGGAGGCAAAGAGAATTGGTAAAG GTTGTACTGGCAAGGTGTAGCAGATACATTACTGATACTTGCATTGACCCTGTGGAACTGCTAGCTTGCTTGAAG GTTGAGGGCCAAAATGCTTATCAATTCTGCATACAACCACCAGATGCTCCTGCGTTTGTTGGAAATAGC CCAGAGCAACTATTTCACCGGAAACACTTGAATATTTCCAGTGAGGCTCTAGCTGGTACTCGAGCAAGAGGAAAAACAAGGGCAGATGACTTTCAAATCGGTCAGGATTTGCTTCTAAG TACCAAAGAGGATATCGAATTTACTATAGTACGGGACAACATAAAGAACAAGTTGGAG ATGATCTGTGATGAGGTGGTTGTCCATCCCAGCAAGGCTCTGCGGAAACTTCCAAGAGTACAGCATTTGTCAGCGCAGTTAGCTGCGAGAATAAGGAACGAAGATGATGAG TTTGAGATTCTAAATACTCTTCATCCGAGTCCAGCTGTTTGTGGCTTGCCAACTGAAGAGGCGCGCCGATTCATACGAGATCATG AAATTTTTGACCGTGGAATGTATGCCGGTCCTGTTGGTTGGTTTGGAGGAGCTGAAAGCGAGTTTGCTGTTGGGATTAGATCAGCGTTACTTGGAAAA GGTCACAGCACTTTAGTGTACGCCGGTGCGGGGATTGTTGAAGGTACAAATCCATCTTTTGAATGGGATGAACTTGATCTCAAAGCATCTCAG TTTGCAAAGCTGTTGCGGTACCAAGAACAACATATTCGCTACCAAGAGGCTGAAAATTTGGGAACAGTAATCTGA